A window of Salvia splendens isolate huo1 chromosome 8, SspV2, whole genome shotgun sequence genomic DNA:
ATAATCGATAATATTTATGTTGGACTCCCGTGATGATTGAATCTTGATTACATTGAGATATAATGACCCGTGATCCTCTTTTGGTTTATCCGTGACCATAATATTcacttaaattaatttatagtattattattattatcaaatTATTATTTCTGAGTTGCCAAAACTTCTATATTATCAGTAAAAAACAGAAAGGagaataattattttatctaaTTAAGTTGTACTTTAGTTGACAGACCAAAAGAATGATGAGATTTTAATTTGGAGAGATGCTACTCTCGAGAAAATTCGCTCCACtccattttaaaattattgtcaaatgtaattgaatttatttgttgAATTTTGTTATGCATTATAAAATATTCAAGCCAAAGCTTATAACGAGTGGGAAAAAACATGCGAATAACAACAAAACTAGCACAACCACTGAAAAATCACAAGCCACAACAAGTCATTAAATAGGGTCTCGACTAGGCTAATTTCTTATTTATacaatattagtgaattttcatCTTTTATGCAAAATTCTCTGTCGTACAAAATCGTATTGTCTCAAAATATATAATCTATATTAAGATAAAATTTTACTTCTTCTCGTGATAGTAAGAAGACATCCTAGTGGTTCAATTCtcactgctgtcgtgtagttgctttcatctctcaggcacaagtgtgaggccttgggagatgggcttctggcagtcAGTGGGTTAAGGCATCCCCTTAACGGGTCACTGTGTACCCTGATTtaaccccctcacatgatgtcgggtcagagtgtgggggccgccaagaCGACAGAATCGCCTTTATCTTGCTGCAAGAAGACATCCTACAACAAGCATCTAATAATTGAGGATCAACATTAAAAATATATCATTGGTTGGTGTTTTAAACATAATAATACTCTTACCTATATGTTTTTCTAGTTGCCTATTCTTTGTCCCTAACTACCTATTTGCATATAAATAGCTCCATTTTATTATTGTACCAACATTATTTTAAATCTACTCATAAtgcattttatatatgtacAATTTCGATATGGTTAATATGCAGAAAACATTCTAACTTTCACTTCTcatttttcataataaattgCTAGTCCAAATTATATAAGTATGGTGGTGTTCAGAGTATCTTATTTCATTAttatgtttattaatttttacaaaGACAGACATACACTGACAGACTAAGTAAGAGTGAAGGGCATACCCctactaaattttaaaattaattttgtttttatatgaaTTGTAATGTAAATGCCcatatcataataataaaatgtactTAGGAAAATCATCCAAATTATGAAATTCTAAACTCAAAATTTGGAATATATAAACTTTATTAAACCAAATTTTTGTGTATATTTCTCGAGACATACATGTATGAGTAACGTACATAgtctaatgaaataaaaaattgtaaaattcaaATATGCAAGAGAATAATGAGTGTGCTCAACTATAAATGTGAAATTGAATGGAATAAACATTACATGCGTGAAAACCCAAAATCCAGTTGCAGATGAATTTATATTGGTATtgaaaatttaataacttaGCTGTCTTTGCATGTTATTTGAGCTATAACAATTTAAAGAGTTGTTCCCAACATTTATGTTATGTTGTATACACACCTAACCCTTGCAAAATAAGTTAGCATGTTTGCACACTCAACTTTTAATTATGGCATTGAGATGCATGGTCAAACCAGGACGACCATTTCGGTCAAGATCGGATATGAATTCTCAGTGTTTTTTTCTAAAGAAGGTCAACAATGGTTTTCCAGCTACATCCATGATGACTCAAACTCTCAAACCAGATCGTTTTAACAATTATATTGTGCATCAAAATCGAATGAGAATAACATTCAGTTATGAAAAATACCTTtaatctttttatatttttattctttcttaacttaaatactatttatttttaaaaaaattcagtaTCAGTAACTTATAAATATGCAATGTCACATTGAATTGCCAACTTCCAACAGCACATTATCATTAAAGAATTGCAGCTCATTTGATTTGTGTCAGAGTATTAGTTAACTATATCCATCATATCAAAGACCTACACGACCAATAGTGAGAAATTGGGAAATGGGAAAAGtataatgtaattttatttattttttgggatACACATCTTCATTAAATATTCTGAGTAATCCCAAAAATCTAGAGTATTTATTAGATGGAGGTCTATATTTAAATTTAGCAGTCCATATCTAAATTGGACGTCTAATGACATTAATAGGCATGTCGTACTATTTTGGGATGTATATTTGTTTTCAACATTAAATACTCCTCTTGTGATAGATTAAAAATAGCGAGGCTACGTGACactgtgtttattttttataaatatattttaagtAGAAATTCTGAAAAAAGAATGGAATCCATATCACTTTaagtgaaatagaaaaaaataataaataaaaaatagtcaCTACAATATTTTTGTCCATTAAtctattaaaaaataaacaaggATACCtgataaaaaacaaaatcagGCAAATGATATTTTATAATTCATCACAAAGTTAAATTAGGAATGGGCTTTCGGATCTAGGATTAGTTTTTTGACTATACTGATACTGATTTGGATTTTGAAACTATAAATATGAACCAATACAAGTAAATTcaagaatttaatttttaattacttatataaaatatgactttcatttttttgctttaaaaaaactactaattcaaattgaaattctgaattttggaaaaaaatggtttgatctgatccaataatatcaaatttaataaaacacaaaaaagaAAACCCATTACTAATCCAATAGGATTCCAGAGCAAGTTAGGGTTTTTCTGGCTGCAGCTTATTAATCCATTCCCGATCGCTGAAGTCTCATCCGAGCTCTACAGTCACCAGCAATGGCGGAACAGGTAAaccgcctctctctctctctatgttTTCATCCGTGCGCGTTCGTATATCCATTTACAGTTTATGtattcttattttattgtaGACGGAGAAGGCGTTTCTAAAACAGCCCAAGGTATTTCTATGGTAAGATTTGTAGCTCGTTTTGGCTAATCATGATTTTATAGATGTAAATTGCGTAGTACTGAGTGGAGAGATTGTGATTTGATAGCTCGAAGAAATCGGGGAAGGGTAAGGCTCCGGGGAAAGGGGGCAATCGCTACTGGAAGAACATTGGACTAGGATTTAAAACACCACGCGAGGCAATCGAAGGTATGCTCTTGTTAACTGCGACTGCTTTATCTgattatttcattaatttgtgCGTATTGCCCTGCTCGAATATGCTGTGAAAGATCACTAGTATTTAGAGGAGATTGGACTAGGTTATCGTTTTCAATGTTTCTGATGTGTGTCATCTATTTTTGCTTGTTGATGTTTGGAGTTGATTAAGTTCACAAGCTCTTGGCATGTGAAAATGTTTTAGACTTGCAGATTTGCATAGTGTATATTGATTAGGCCCCTTATTATATTTCTCTTTTCATTAACTAGTGATTAATAGTGTGTGGCATGATGGTTACAATTTACAACCTCGAGTGTTTTAGTCATATATCTGCCTATTTGTTGCTAGGGGGGTATCATGTCAGTGGTAAACCTGACACATTGCACAACCCCAAGCACATCATGGTGTCAAACACTAGTTACAGATAAATGGCATGACGATACTCGTTCGTGTATTCATTTATATACATGTTAGAGTAAAATTGATAACATGATATGATAGCATTAGTTGCCACCCCTACTTTCTAATTAGCATTGCTTTACTTGTGCTTTTCTTCATAGCCCCATGCtctggatgtggatgttatcgaATCAAATATCAAGCAGAGTGATCCTGTTCTATATTCGTTGACCTTGATTCACTCTCATAGGTTCTCATATCAACTCAAGAAGATATCTTGTTTTTCAATTCTCTTTTGAATGAGATAAACATTGGTCAGTTGGGAGCAAAATACTTTGGTCTTTGAAGAAACTAATAGCTGATTCTTTAATGGATGTGTGCCTTTTTTTAATCACTAATCTATATAAAGATTGTTCAATCGAAGGAAAGATAATTTTTGTGGTATCTGTGTGATATTATTTCTCATATTGGGAGTGATTACTTTCTAATTAGCTTAAATTCCTCTTCCCCAGGTACTTACATTGACAAGAAATGCCCATTCGTTGGCGATGTATCCATCAGAGGCCGTATCCTTGCTGGTACCTGCCACAGTGCTAAAATGATGAGAACAATCATTGTTCGCAGAAACTACCTGCATTGGGTGAAGAAGTACCAAAGGTATGACGAGCCCCTCAGAAAAACCCAGTACCAATATTCATGTGGTTTCTTAAGATTTTCCCTTTTTGATTGCTCGGATTGCACTTTAGGTATGAGAAAAGGCATTCAAATATCCCGGCTCACATATCCCCCTGCTTCCGCGTGAAAGAGGGTGACCATGTCACAATCGGCCAATGCAGGTCAGCATTACAAACCTTATCAATCACTCTATTGGAAAAAATCTTTATTAATCTAATTGGGAGTGACCTCTCTCTACATCGACTTGCAGGCCCCTGTCAAAGACTGTCAGGTTCAACGTTCTTAAGGTGATACCAGCTGGTTCTTCCGGCCTCGGGAAGAAGGCTTTTACTGGAATGTGAGCTATATATCTGTCACCTGATTTTCATTTTGGCTGTTGAAGATTGCGCAGTGATGCCTCCTCTGAAAAGAAGTTTTGCAGTAATTAGTTGAAGACTTCGTTTACTTAGAAAGTTTTGTTCGTTTAGTTTGAACTATTTATGCTTCCTAGCTTGACAATGAAATGCATCTTAGTTGGGAAATGAGGAATTATTATCAGTATTTATCtttttcaaaacaattttaaaaaaaaaagaattattggCTAGCTCAGTATTTAGAACACTcacttttattaaaattttgtggAATTTCCCCTTCGAAGGCTCAAATGCTCAAGCTCTTTTATTCTAATTTGGAAAGCTCAGTAAGTAAGCAAGTCATCTCTCTGATTTTAATTTAGTGCTTTGGTATCATTAATTGATGCAAAATGACTTCTCAAAGGGTATATATGGAGGGAAAAATCACATGTAAATTCAAGAAAGTTTCATTAAATGCATCAAACACAGAAGTTCTTAGTCCCCACATTAGTCTAAATATGTACAAATTAAAGGATCCATACAAGAAAAAGTTGTAAATACAGGTATTCAAACAGAAGGGCCGGATCTGAGCACCCTTTCTAGCCTCTCAGCCTTCGAATAATCATTTTCGGAAAGAGGCCCTGCTGGAAATGGTGTGATTTCCACAGTCAGATGTGGCGTAGGAAGCTCGTCAAACAAGGCGCGCACGTTGTTGCAACAGACGCTctctccgtgagcagtttcccTCCTAATCTGACAGCCCTAGAGGAAAGAGATAGCAAAAAGATTAGTGGAAAGAATCAATAGACAAGTTTTGGGACAATCACAGAGTCTAGTAGTTAGTGTTAGATTACCTTGTGTGACGTGGCATCTCTGAACTGATCATCATCCGACAACACGGATGCAATTGCTTTAAGCAGACGCCTTCCCTCAGTTTTCGAGGGCACTCTGTA
This region includes:
- the LOC121742958 gene encoding 40S ribosomal protein S11-2 — translated: MAEQTEKAFLKQPKVFLCSKKSGKGKAPGKGGNRYWKNIGLGFKTPREAIEGTYIDKKCPFVGDVSIRGRILAGTCHSAKMMRTIIVRRNYLHWVKKYQRYEKRHSNIPAHISPCFRVKEGDHVTIGQCRPLSKTVRFNVLKVIPAGSSGLGKKAFTGM